The DNA region ATCTTTTACATGCACAATATAAGcaagtattataaaattattttacatgtaCATGATCTTTCTTGAATATGTAAATGacaaacagtaaaaaaaatggatGCAAAGGGAAAAATAATACCTTCCGGATGAGAATTCAACTTTCAACACTATGTTGTTAATCTTGAATGCTCgtgaataaaaattacaatatgtGAAAATGAGGTGAAGATGGTTAACAACTCCGTATTTAATAGGAGAAAAAAACTGAACATCAAAATGAGAGAGGGATATAACCGTATAAATCAAAGAGTGAAGAATGGTTAGTGAGTGATTACAACATTAGATGGTTTTAGGTTTAGTTGAagggataaaataataaaatcaacatgtaaatcaaaatttgttcaatattttatattctccATTTGTatatgatttgttttattttttatttaatcatgaaAAAGTTGTTGAGTGgattttttaaggataaaatgatatagaaaaagagagaaaaaaaattattaccaaAAATGGTATCCCCTTTTATTGATTGTTATAGATTATACACAGATTATGGATAACGTGAAATTAAGTTGATATTTGgtttcacataatttttttttttcaaaatcaggtTAAGATATCAATTTAAGGTGTATAATTGATtgtgaattaaaataattttaaataatttttattgcatcataaaatttatactaaattttagtATTAACTTATCTCTATAATAACTTGTATTAGATCATAATTTATACTAAATATGAATGATATCACTTcccatcaattttataaaattaattttatcgacTAAATACACATTGAATACATCATATGTTCTACTTTTTAGAAATTAGGAATGATTTTTTAGGAATTAGGAATGATTGGTAGAGTAGGAGTCTTTTATGTTTGAGGTTGATTGAAaatctttatataatttttctaaaaattaaaaaggtagatatattttatagattattttaattatttatcacattatataatttaatgaaaaatcttAAAAGAAAAGACGTGCTGATTTTCCTCCATAGGTTACTGTTGCACAGAGAAAGAAACGCATATAAAGTTGATTTCTTCCTCAACGTAATTTTTCCTTTCATCCACATTTCTACATTTTCCCCTCTTTGGAGAAATCAAAAGAGGGGAACCCATGATTCCTCCTCCATCTTCCTTTCTCTTCcagttcctcctcctctttcCTCTCATACTCTCCCATTCCGATTCCGATTCCGGTCACCCCGTGCTCCCGCGCCCGCTGATCGTGGAGTACCCGGAGTTCGACGCGGTGCTGCGGTGCGGCGCGTGGCGCGTGGCGGGGGAGGCGAACAACCTAGGCGCGTGGGCGATAATTCCCGAGGAATGCGCGGAGTACGTGAAGGACTATATGAGCGGGAAAGGCTACGCGCTTGACCTGGAAATGGTCTCCAAAGAGGCGGAGGAGTACGCGAGGACTGTGCCACTCGGCTACGACGGGAAGGACGCGTGGGTTTTCGACATCGACGAGACTCTCCTCTCCAATCTCCCCTATTATGCCGCACATGGATATGGGTatctttgtattttatttagttacTCTTTTTTGCCTCACCATGACATTGGTGTGCGGAATATTTATGGCTGATATAACTAATCTTtgtcagatatatatatatatatatatataagttgacCCAATAGTTGGAGATAGGTGAAGAAAGAAGGAATAATGGAAAGAATGGAGAGGTCACGATATTGAATCTCCATCTAcctttctaataaaattaacaaactaattaacatttgtcgataaaaaaatttaaaaaattaatctacgTGAAAAAGACTGACGAACCTATGAATTCTTCTCGCttaataataatgtattttttttttctcttaaccaTGAATTTCTAGGTCACGTTTTAACAATTTCATTAATTGTTAGAGTAAACCGTAGTAACATAAGAATTATCCTCTTTGCTAAAGAGTTCTGAAGTGATGAGATTATGTAAATACTTTCTAATTGACTGTTCATCTATTTAGTTCTTATGTTAGGTatatttgaaggatttttcgaTATTTGTGGAGATTATTTAATGTCGTCAAGAATTGTCACGATAAATTTGTTAGTTTCTCTATTAATTTACTTAACCAATAGAAGAAGTGAAATTTGTTATGACTTCTGATCTGATTGAAagtgtgaaattttttatttgaaaattaaactcaataacccccccccccccccccccccctaattTTAAACTgggttcaattttttatttgaaaattaaacgtCCCTagtttttgtttggataaatttggAGCTTGAATTGGAGTTTAACTTTTACACCAAAGAGCTTTTAAGCCAAAAGTTCTGTAGTGTGACCATTTGGAGCGATTATTCAGGTTTTGATGTTTTCTTATTCCTTCCAGTGAATATTCCCTCAAGGAATGAATGGCTCTAGTATTCTTCTGTATTTATCATGCTAACTTGTGTTATTTTGCTTTCTTCCTAACATTGAACCTTTGTTTGTATTTGCTTGCAGGCTTGAGGTCTTTGACCACGAGAAGTTTAACGATTGGGTGGAAAAGGGTGTAGCTACAGCCATTGAACCCAGTTTAAAGCTCTATGAAGATGTTTTGAATCTGGGATTCAAGGTTATTTTACTGACTGGACGTAATGAAAGGCACAGGAGTGTCACTGTTGATAATTTGATCAATGCTGGGTTTAAGGACTGGGACCAGCTCATATTAAGGTAATTTCTAAAACATATTTGCTAATTTTAGAATAGAAAATGAAGTttgtatattaaataaatgCTATAAGATTGGAATATATGTGCATGTTCTGTTTGGCATGACTGCCACAATTTAATGCTTTTGTAATCTggataaattttgttattttgtgtttAAACCACCAAATCATTCAGATGCATTGTGCGTTGTACTTGTCGCTGAAAGATTTGGCATGTTTACATGAGGAATAATCTGAAATGATAAGGTTATAGTACCATTTCCTTTATGGTTCAACGGTTTTGTCTCCTAGCATGTTTGAtgctatcataaaaaatatatcattatagtttcaaagtgatttttttagcctttataatttacattttaattgcatgtagttTGAGAATAgtctttttagtctctatactttatattttaatttctttttagtccttattatcaaaatatgagtaatattatcaattacaattaactacaaaaatattaactagtaattcataattaatttatcataagataatttataataaaaaaatagttgataatttataactaatttgttgttaattatatatatatatatatacacacacacacatatatatatattaacaaggactaaaaagatcactttcaaactatagggactaaaagagaatcaaaatacaagctataaggactaaaaagatcacttttaaattataggaactaaaagaagattaaaatataaattatagagactaaaaatatcaccttcaaactataggaactaaaagatacaaatcatgaaattatagggaccaaatgagtaattaaacccTAAAACAATGTTGCATGACCCAGAACATAACATTGAAGAAGGATAAACTCTgcctttgtttattttatttttaggaggAATCTTGCAAACGACCCATTGATTCCAGCCTCCTTTTTTCAATGGACGGCAGAATCTGCTTACCAGAAATCGTATTGGCACTAATGTTTCAGAACATCAGAAAAGTTACACTAAAAGTTGATATTTTCTCAGGGATAGAATACCTGTAGTTCAAGTTAAGCTAGTTTAATTGTTTGCAAGTGAGAAGATCAAGTATAGGCAAAATAAAGCAGGATGGTACAATTAATAGAACTACAaacaaataatagaaattatgaGAATAAAGGTGTGGATTTCAGATATTTTGATGCATTGCATGGCTCTAGACAAGGTCAGGTGGAGCATTGCATATAGATTTCAAGCAGCCTATTTAATGGTGATTGGTTAAGAGAATATAGTTTTACAAAATGAGTTTTGCTCATTAGCTAGCTACAGCTAATGTACTACTTCTACCATAGAAGAATTTAATGGATCCCGATTGCACATGGTAAGGTCACAGAATTTCCTTATAACCAGAGGAGTATACCAAGGGTTAACTTGAAGCCCTTATCTTTCTACATAGATTTGTGAGCTATATCTAGGAGCTAGTACCTTACTGCACACTTATTTTCAAATGATATTGTCCCTTGTTATAGATTCGTTTGACAGAACTCAATATGTTGTCTAGTCCATGAAGCTGATCTCAACTCCTAAGCTAGTGGGAAAAAGGCTTTTGTAGTTGTTATTGTATGCTACATTAATTGGAAAGATTTCATGCTCATTCCTTATCAATTATCATTGCTCTCCCTAGTTTCAGTGTACCTAGTGTGTCTACAGTGTTAACAGTAGGCATCAGCTTTAATTTCTTGAGTTCATATGTGCACTCCATATAAAATCCATGTGAATACCATGTCAGGATCAATATTGGCATATCGTGTGAATGACTAGATGCTGTTGCTGGATGAAATTACAGAAAGCTATTGAATGACTTATTTTTGAGGTAGATGATGATATATTTGTCTTCTTAATATCTTTGGAGAACAGAGAactaaagttaaaatttataaattaatttaatgatacAGTCTCAATtgttttaagtaaaataaatttgtctcctttccATATTATCTCACTGTTGTCTGCGaatttgtgtttttgttcaATGATAGAACTATATCCATAAATTGGGCCGGGAAGTTGGCAAGACATATATTATCTGTGAGAAAGCATTATTAGTTATAAGCTGATTCATATATACGTCTTATAAAGGGAATGAGCACAAATGTGGCCAGTCTTGTCTATATTTTGAGatgatgtttctttttatttgaatcacATATCATATGCCTTTAATATATGTTCTCTGTTGTGTCTGTAAATTCTGTATGGTTTGCCTTCATGTAGATGTTTTGGATTATGTCTTCTCTGTTGCTGTTAATAAATTAACTTGCTATActgaaatgagaagaaaaaaattaagaataagtaACGCATTCCACTATAGCACCCTCTTCAATATTTAATTCCTCATTTCCACGGAGCAATTCATTTCCAGAATTTCAGAGTTCCACAACCAAGATGTTTGTTCTGTGCTGGCATAGACCTTTAGTCAGTTCTTTTATGGATTGATGAATGTTCTGAATTTTGTTAAAGTGGACTAAAATACTCAATTTTGATGGATGAATTGTGAAGATACCTGAAATTACATCACAGTCCACTTGTATTCTGGAGTCTTGTTCTTCATATCTTGGCACTAGTTAATTACAGTATGCCTGGTTGTAGCCCCCCTTTTTTGTGGTTGTTTATGTTTAAGGAATCTAACATCTTTTCTGCTATCATCATATTAAGTCATTAATTTTGACTTATTTAGTTGCTAAGTTAATTTACCCTCTTGCTTTTACTGTTTCTTTCTCTGTATCTTTTATGCTGTCTCTGCAAGGTAAAAGCTTCTACTTGTTTTCTTTGTACATGTAATCATGTACAATT from Glycine soja cultivar W05 chromosome 8, ASM419377v2, whole genome shotgun sequence includes:
- the LOC114422585 gene encoding acid phosphatase 1-like, producing MIPPPSSFLFQFLLLFPLILSHSDSDSGHPVLPRPLIVEYPEFDAVLRCGAWRVAGEANNLGAWAIIPEECAEYVKDYMSGKGYALDLEMVSKEAEEYARTVPLGYDGKDAWVFDIDETLLSNLPYYAAHGYGLEVFDHEKFNDWVEKGVATAIEPSLKLYEDVLNLGFKVILLTGRNERHRSVTVDNLINAGFKDWDQLILRTSDDQGKPAVLYKSEKRGEMEKDGYRILGNSGDQWSDLLGSSISVRSFKLPNPVYYIP